The genome window AATAGAGACAGAAAagagaagtttttatttttattattattattagttgtgGACAAAAGCATTTGGTGCTTCTTtctattttaactaaaaaattaaaagaaaaaaaattaaaagtaaaaaaaataacatgaaaataGTGGATAATTATTAAGAGAATTAACAAAGGATAAAACGATATAGTGAAATATGTATACAAtagaatatttcttttatcattagtAAGTATAAATTacttataatttgttatttCCACTTGTGTCCCCGGCCGAGGtattccattttctttttcttccctgAGACGGAGTCATTGGGTGAGTCACCCGCTGCAACCCAACTCGTGCATTTGAAGAAAGACAAAAAGGGGTtggtttttggttttggttttggtttggttAACTCCCTCTTCCTCTTCTACTCTCACCCATGGTCTCCGAATCCGAACTCATCGGCCGCCTCCGCGAGTTTCTCCGGAGCTCCGACCTCAACACCACCACAACCGCCACCGTCCGCCGCCAGTTGGAGGCCGATTTCGGAATCGATTTATCCGACCGAAAGGCATTCATTAGGGAACAGGTCGACTTGTTCCTCCAGACCGAACACAACCAACCACAACAAGAGGAACGCCAAAACGACGACGTCGAGGAACAAGAAGAGGATGCGCCTAATAATCCCGAACAAAGCCAACCCTCCGATTCCAAAGAAGAAAccgatgaagaagaagaaggcgaagaggaagaagataaaCCTGAACAGGCCAAAAATGCCAAGAAGAATAAAGGACGGTTAGTCAGTTTTTCGCTTTCGATTGAAAACTAAACATTTgcgttttttctttcaattttcttcGGATTCTAAGTGTGAGGTTTCAACGAATTTGATTGGCGGTTACTGCGAGCGTAGATTCCATGCCATTTTGCAATCATGGCGTCATCGTTGGATGTTCATTTTAGgggattttcccttttttaaaataataaataaataaaaactgatGATTGCTGTGTGATGTCACTGCCTCACAGGCACTTGTCTTTCTGTTATTTTGAACAATTGGGGTCCACTCTCAGACTATGCTACGTTGCTCTCTATAAaaatttgtgtgcttttcaAGTTAGTGACGAGGTTACTTGCCTTGCAGGTTTACATGAACCAAAAGtgttcaattttagttttttttttattatgcatCTCATTCTTTGCTTTGCCTAGCAATCTAGTGTCCTTAAGCATGCTTTCTGCTACGATAATGCCAATCACGgatcaatttttaattctttttcggCTCTCTGCATTTGTGAAGATTGCAGTGAGTaacatgttctcatttactggTCTATGACACTGCTATCAAATTAGCAGTTCAGTGTACCTATTCCACAATTGTAGAATCAGGCCCTCGTTTTTGGAATTGTTGATTGTGAAGTGAATTTTTCTGTCACCTCACTCGTTTCCTTGGATTTAGGCAGCAGTTGCTTTAGCAAGAAGTTCCTCAGAAAACTTTTGATCACGCAATGGGATGTTCTAATCcctcttaatatatatttagtcACTTTTGCTAATTGTTACTATGGTTGGATACTTGGATCCCTGAAGTGAAATGCTGATACTCATACAATTGAATGATTGCTGACTGGAGAATTGATCCATTGGTGGCCTTTTTAAGTTGTACCGTCACCAAGTCAAATTCTTTCCCTTCCCCAaactacaaattttttttaaaaaaagtatgtaAAGCACTATTATATATTCGTCATTATATTAACACTTTGCTTATCTCCTAAGATTTTTGAAGCAAACACGATCTGAATGCTGGTGTAACTCTATCAAGACCATTGGCTTTTGCTGTCTTTAGTCCAAGAGTAAGAAAATATAGACTTAAACTGCAGTACAGTGTTTTTCTTGAACTATTATCCGCAAGcaacttattaatttttatagctCTGGAGCCATGGCAGTAAATCATTCTCAAAAAAAAGTTTCTAAATCACTCATGAAAATTTTCTCTAGAGCAAGAATTAAGATTCTAATTCTAATATGATACTACATGTTAATATATACAAGTACCATTGGTGTTGctacataaaatatatacagGTACCTAAGTGTAAATATTTTCCATTGGTGATGCCCTTGTTTTAACAGCTTCTGTTTCATCTTGTGCTTCAGATCTAACAAGTTAGGTGATGAGGTAGTAAAGAAAAGAGGTGGTGGTTTTTGCAAATTATGTAGCCTGTCTCCGCAACTTCAGGAATTCATGGAAGCTCCAGAAATGGCCAGAACTGAGGTATACATTCTTTTATCATTTCTTTctgttatttatgtaaaaattgtaattaagatAGATTACTCCACACTACTTGTCAAGGTTAcctaaaatttctttaaaagtgTGTATGTAATGTAATTCTGTTTCTGGCCTTATAGCATCTATTCAAAATGTTGCCCTTAGGTTGTTAAGCAATTATGGGTCTATATTAGGGAGAAAAATTTGCAAGACCCGAACAACAGACGGAATATAATTTGCGATGAGCGATTGCGTTCCCTTTTTAATGTCAATTCCATCAACATGTTCCAAATGAATAAAGCATTGTCAAAGCATATCTGGCCATTGGAATCAGATGATGGTATGCTACTACAACCTTACCCTTtcttgttattattatgttatttccAAGTAGGGATGTTGATTATTCTTTTAGATTGTTAtttttcattgtattttttagACCAGACATCTATCTTTTAAATTCCTCCAGGTGGCCTTATTGTGATTGTAGGGTttccaacaccttaaaattgTGAAGTTTTCTGTTTGAGAGTTTCTTGTCAAAGTATTTTTTTGGGACCTGGTATTAGGCATGATAAAATTATACCACTGCTTTGTGCACCAAACCTATTTAcgtatttttacattaaaaaagaacttctatcattttataatatatccATTGTAATGATTGTTCACTTTTATTTGATGAGACTGCAAACTTTTGCTTCCCTGTTTCATTCTTTTAGTCAATATTTtgtagataattaaaaaaatgtttaaattgcATCTCTTGATATAGTTGTCCAGGTGAAGTCCACACCAAAGGAAAAGCAGaagaagcaagagagagatgatGGTATGAATCATGGATTTGGTTAATATTCTATATTATTTGTCTACCTGATCAGTCAGTTCCTTGCCAATTATAAACTCTTTCTCCTGCATACTTTTATCCCTGTttacatatttttgtttatattttcaatttttaattgttcataatattccttttttacttattggggaaaaaaatgagaaataatgTGTGTAGTGTATTTATATTGGAAATCATTTGAACACACAGCAACAGCAACTGGATaaactttatttgttttaggGATTTAGGGATATTCACGGTATGTGGTACTAGTTTTTCTCATTTAGGGACATTTGTTTTATAGCATACTGCATCATAACCTCTATGACAGATTCAgatgaagcaaaaaaaaaggaaaaacggCAGAAGGGAGGAGGGAAATCAGGTTTTCTTGCTCCTCTTCAGCTATCTGATGCCCTTGTAAACTTCCT of Glycine soja cultivar W05 chromosome 1, ASM419377v2, whole genome shotgun sequence contains these proteins:
- the LOC114421431 gene encoding upstream activation factor subunit spp27-like isoform X1, with translation MVSESELIGRLREFLRSSDLNTTTTATVRRQLEADFGIDLSDRKAFIREQVDLFLQTEHNQPQQEERQNDDVEEQEEDAPNNPEQSQPSDSKEETDEEEEGEEEEDKPEQAKNAKKNKGRSNKLGDEVVKKRGGGFCKLCSLSPQLQEFMEAPEMARTEVVKQLWVYIREKNLQDPNNRRNIICDERLRSLFNVNSINMFQMNKALSKHIWPLESDDVVQVKSTPKEKQKKQERDDAYCIITSMTDSDEAKKKEKRQKGGGKSGFLAPLQLSDALVNFLGTGESELARTDVIKRMWDYIKGNNLQDPSDKRKIICDEKLKELFDVDSFTGFTVTKLLAPHFIKTEQ
- the LOC114421431 gene encoding upstream activation factor subunit spp27-like isoform X2 is translated as MVSESELIGRLREFLRSSDLNTTTTATVRRQLEADFGIDLSDRKAFIREQVDLFLQTEHNQPQQEERQNDDVEEQEEDAPNNPEQSQPSDSKEETDEEEEGEEEEDKPEQAKNAKKNKGRSNKLGDEVVKKRGGGFCKLCSLSPQLQEFMEAPEMARTEVVKQLWVYIREKNLQDPNNRRNIICDERLRSLFNVNSINMFQMNKALSKHIWPLESDDVVQVKSTPKEKQKKQERDDDSDEAKKKEKRQKGGGKSGFLAPLQLSDALVNFLGTGESELARTDVIKRMWDYIKGNNLQDPSDKRKIICDEKLKELFDVDSFTGFTVTKLLAPHFIKTEQ